Proteins found in one Acidobacteriota bacterium genomic segment:
- a CDS encoding DNA polymerase I produces MSAPFFLDTETFSKTDIRNGTDNYARDAEIMIWTYARGDRPVVAYDATTGARMPSELEDNLLDERVTLIAHNATFDRTVLHFNGFPTPAERWQCTMAHALAHSLPGGLDKLCEIFKVADDMAKLKDGKALVHLFCKPRPKNMKLRRATRETHPAEWARFVEYAINDVAAMREVRRLMPNWNYGTESETALRELDLWHMDQNINRSGVLVDIDLVNGAITTAERAKSLLAVEANELSEGAIEATTQRDALLRLLSDVYDVWLPDLRGANVERLLASDHNLPEVVVSLLNNRLSASSTSVSKYKKFKQLTGPDNRLRNTIQFCGAMRTGRDAGRGVQLQNLPRPTLKQSVIEAGIAAIKADCADLVFDDPMRLLSSAVRGCLIAPPGKKLVVADLSNIEGRFLAWLAGETWKLQAFADFDTCMGVDGNWYTGDQIRDAVLSGNPVELKLDKKGEPTRKGYDLYALAYSKAFRITPEAVMENKSSGDGSFRQIGKVMELALGYEGGVGAFVTFAVAYGIDLDQMAEGAAGNIPERIWREAERAHEWAVKTKRDYGMKKKTYVVCDSFKRLWREAHPETVGFWKELEQAFRLALDTPGRTFYARKISATKLGAWMTLTLPSGRKLCYPSPRYDENGKLSYMGINQFSRQWNRLKTYSGKLAENVTQAGSRDVLKAPVRRILDYGYEIKIPVHDEQITEAVDLPCYSDAHLAALMSDNPAWAKGLPLAAAGFESNRYRKD; encoded by the coding sequence ATGAGTGCCCCGTTCTTTCTCGATACCGAGACATTCAGCAAAACGGACATTCGCAACGGAACTGACAACTACGCCCGCGATGCCGAAATAATGATCTGGACTTACGCCCGCGGCGACCGCCCGGTAGTTGCCTATGACGCTACCACCGGCGCGCGTATGCCTAGCGAACTTGAGGACAATCTACTTGACGAGCGCGTTACGCTGATCGCCCACAATGCCACGTTCGACCGGACGGTTCTGCACTTCAACGGCTTCCCAACTCCGGCCGAAAGGTGGCAATGTACAATGGCGCACGCATTGGCACATAGCCTACCCGGCGGCCTGGACAAGTTGTGCGAAATCTTCAAGGTCGCCGATGACATGGCGAAACTCAAAGACGGCAAAGCACTCGTTCACTTGTTCTGCAAACCGCGGCCAAAGAACATGAAGTTGCGCCGTGCGACCAGGGAAACGCACCCGGCGGAATGGGCGCGGTTCGTGGAGTATGCGATAAATGACGTTGCGGCCATGCGCGAAGTGCGCCGCTTGATGCCCAACTGGAACTACGGAACAGAAAGCGAAACCGCCCTCCGCGAACTGGACTTGTGGCACATGGACCAGAACATAAACCGATCGGGCGTATTGGTCGATATTGATCTGGTCAACGGCGCAATTACTACCGCCGAACGCGCAAAGAGCCTGCTTGCTGTTGAGGCGAATGAACTATCGGAAGGCGCGATCGAGGCGACTACCCAACGGGATGCCCTTCTGCGCCTACTTTCAGACGTGTATGACGTTTGGCTACCAGATTTGCGGGGTGCCAATGTGGAGCGTTTGCTTGCATCCGATCACAACTTGCCGGAGGTCGTCGTAAGTCTGTTGAACAATCGCCTTTCGGCAAGCAGTACGTCCGTAAGCAAGTACAAAAAGTTCAAGCAACTTACCGGCCCGGACAACCGATTGAGAAATACAATCCAGTTTTGCGGCGCCATGCGCACCGGCCGCGATGCCGGCCGCGGAGTGCAGTTGCAGAACCTCCCCAGGCCGACGCTAAAGCAGAGCGTCATCGAGGCGGGTATTGCGGCGATCAAGGCCGACTGCGCCGATCTGGTATTCGATGATCCTATGCGCCTACTATCATCAGCCGTTCGCGGTTGCCTGATAGCACCCCCTGGCAAGAAACTCGTTGTCGCTGACTTGTCGAACATCGAGGGCCGGTTTTTGGCCTGGCTCGCGGGCGAGACATGGAAATTGCAGGCGTTTGCCGATTTCGACACCTGCATGGGCGTTGACGGCAACTGGTACACCGGCGATCAGATCAGGGACGCCGTACTCTCCGGCAATCCTGTTGAACTCAAGTTGGATAAGAAGGGTGAACCGACGCGCAAGGGTTATGACCTGTATGCACTCGCCTACTCAAAGGCGTTTCGCATCACGCCAGAGGCCGTCATGGAGAACAAATCTTCCGGGGATGGTTCGTTCCGGCAAATCGGCAAAGTTATGGAGTTGGCCCTTGGCTACGAGGGCGGCGTAGGTGCGTTCGTAACTTTCGCAGTTGCCTATGGAATCGACTTGGATCAAATGGCAGAGGGTGCGGCTGGAAACATCCCCGAACGTATTTGGCGGGAAGCGGAACGCGCACACGAATGGGCAGTAAAAACCAAACGTGACTACGGAATGAAGAAGAAAACCTATGTGGTTTGCGACTCGTTCAAGCGCCTTTGGCGCGAAGCCCATCCCGAAACAGTCGGCTTCTGGAAAGAGTTGGAACAGGCGTTCCGCCTGGCGCTTGACACCCCCGGCCGCACGTTCTATGCCCGCAAGATTTCCGCTACAAAATTGGGCGCATGGATGACACTTACCCTACCATCCGGCCGGAAGCTGTGCTACCCATCCCCACGGTACGACGAAAACGGCAAACTCAGTTACATGGGTATCAATCAGTTCAGCCGGCAATGGAACAGGCTCAAGACGTATTCCGGCAAACTGGCGGAAAACGTGACGCAAGCCGGAAGCCGCGACGTTCTAAAAGCCCCGGTGCGCCGTATCCTCGATTACGGATATGAAATCAAGATTCCGGTACATGACGAGCAAATTACCGAGGCGGTCGACCTTCCCTGCTATTCCGACGCGCACCTTGCCGCGCTCATGTCGGATAACCCCGCCTGGGCCAAGGGCTTACCGCTTGCTGCGGCCGGGTTTGAAAGCAACAGGTACAGAAAGGATTGA